In Puntigrus tetrazona isolate hp1 chromosome 18, ASM1883169v1, whole genome shotgun sequence, one genomic interval encodes:
- the rnf7 gene encoding RING-box protein 2 encodes MAEMDDGDEPGLVHTHSGSSGSKSGGDKMFSLKKWNAVAMWSWDVECDTCAICRVQVMDACLRCQAENKQEDCVVVWGECNHSFHNCCMSLWVKQNNRCPLCQQDWVVQRIGK; translated from the exons ATGGCGGAGATGGACGACGGTGATGAGCCGGGTTTAGTGCACACTCACAGCGGTTCTTCTGGATCTAAATCGGGGGGAGACAAGATGTTCTCCCTCAAGAAGTGGAATGCGGTGGCCATGTGGAGCTGGGATGTGGAGTGCGACACTTGCGCTATTTGTCGGGTTcaagtaatgg ATGCATGCTTGAGATGTCAggctgaaaacaaacaagaggACTGTGTCG tggtATGGGGAGAGTGCAACCACTCCTTCCACAACTGCTGCATGTCCCTCTGGGTGAAGCAGAACAATAGATGCCCACTATGCCAACAGGACTGGGTGGTACAGAGGATTGGCAAGTGA
- the trpc6b gene encoding short transient receptor potential channel 6: MSTDNASVKHTSAHQRMNADFEKYPLPRYCKRWSNDDLQRHALAKSRRMAMRRPAYMFNARYNSLSPTEERFLEAAEYGNIPVIRRMLEELPDLNVNCVDYMGQNALQLAVANEHLEVTELLLRKENLARIGDALLLAISKGYIRIVEAILGHQAFADTSKLASSPLQAETQGDFFAYDEDGTRFSHDITPIILASHCHEYEIVHILLRKGARIARPHDYFCKCNSCLYHQRHDSFSHSRSRINAYKGLASPAYLSLSSEDPVLTALELSNELAVLANIEKEFKNDYKKLSMQCKDFVVGLLDLCRNTEEVEAILNGDTEAGGHCDKGGRPDLVRLKLAIKYELKKFVAHPNCQQQLLSIWYENLSGLRQQTTAVKLLVVLGVVVGLPILALLYWIAPSSKLGKIIRGPFLKFVAHAASFTIFLGLLIMNAADRFEGTSLLPNMTIHDHPSQLFRMKTTPFTWMEMLIISWVVGMIWAECKEIWSQGPREYLLEPWNLLDFGMLAIFVTSFIARFMAFWHANVAQNYVDKHYTDLSNITLPLEIEYYRLARVHWVPSDPQLISEGLYAIAVVLSFSRIAYILPANESFGPLQISLGRTVKDIFKFMVIFIMVFVAFMIGMFNLYSYYRGAKQNGAFTTVEESFKTLFWAIFGLSEVKSVVINNGHKFIENIGYVLYGVYNVTMVIVLLNMLIAMINNSFQEIEDDADVEWKFARAKLWFSYFEEGGTLPVPFNLIPSPKSVISLAIKLKQLLLIPLHRHKEDLKEDTELNESGKQKESSEKNSPHTSRYQRIMKRLIKRYVIKAQTDKEGDEVNEGELKEIKQDISSLRYELLEEKSRQTEELAELVRRLGERLAGQQNL, from the exons ATGTCCACTGATAACGCTTCTGTTAAACACACTTCTGCCCATCAACGGATGAACGCCGACTTTGAAAAGTATCCTTTACCACGGTATTGCAAGAG GTGGAGCAACGATGACCTTCAAAGGCATGCACTGGCTAAGAGCCGCCGCATGGCTATGCGGAGACCGGCCTACATGTTTAATGCCCGTTACAATAGTCTATCGCCAACTGAAGAGCGTTTCCTAGAGGCGGCAGAGTATGGAAATATCCCTGTCATCCGTAGGATGCTAGAAGAACTCCCAGACCTTAATGTCAACTGTGTGGACTACATGGGCCAGAATGCATTGCAGCTTGCGGTTGCCAACGAGCACCTCGAAGTGACTGAACTCTTGCTGAGGAAAGAGAACCTGGCCAGGATTGGTGACGCTTTGCTTTTAGCCATAAGTAAAGGCTACATTCGTATTGTGGAAGCCATTTTGGGCCACCAAGCCTTTGCTGACACATCTAAACTCGCTAGCAGCCCCCTCCAGGCAGAGACGCAAGGCGATTTCTTCGCCTATGACGAGGATGGCACTCGTTTTTCCCATGATATTACACCCATTATACTAGCTTCTCATTGCCACGAATACGAGATCGTGCACATTCTGCTAAGGAAGGGCGCCCGCATTGCACGCCCACATGACTACTTTTGCAAATGCAACAGCTGCCTCTATCACCAGAGGCACGACTCTTTTAGCCATTCACGTTCAAGAATCAATGCCTACAAAGGGTTGGCAAGCCCTGCCTACCTTTCCCTGTCCAGTGAGGATCCAGTACTGACTGCTTTGGAGCTCAGCAATGAACTAGCTGTACTAGCCAACATAGAAAAAGAGTTCAAG aatgaTTATAAGAAGCTGTCTATGCAATGCAAGGATTTTGTAGTTGGACTTCTGGATCTGTGTCGGAATACAGAGGAGGTGGAAGCCATTTTAAATGGAGACACAGAGGCAGGTGGCCACTGTGACAAGGGTGGCAGGCCTGATCTAGTTCGATTAAAACTGGCCATCAAATACGAGCTAAAAAAG TTTGTAGCCCATCCAAACTGCCAACAGCAGCTTTTGTCCATATGGTATGAGAACCTGTCAGGGCTCAGGCAGCAAACCACAGCTGTCAAGTTGCTGGTGGTTCTGGGGGTGGTGGTTGGACTTCCCATCCTGGCCTTACTGTACTGGATAGCACCCTCAAGCAAG TTGGGGAAGATCATCCGTggtccttttttaaaatttgtggcACATGCAGCTTCTTTCACAATCTTTCTTGGCCTTCTCATTATGAACGCTGCTGACCGTTTTGAAGGGACATCTCTCTTACCAAATATGACCATCCATGACCACCCTTCCCAATTGTTCCGCATGAAGACCACCCCTTTCACCTGGATGGAAATGCTGATCATTTCTTGGGTCGTAG GAATGATTTGGGCTGAATGTAAAGAGATATGGTCTCAGGGTCCTCGGGAATATCTGCTGGAGCCTTGGAATTTGCTGGACTTCGGCATGCTGGCCATTTTTGTGACTTCATTTATTGCTAGATTTATGGCATTTTGGCATGCAAATGTTGCACAGAATTATGTGGACAAGCACTACACAGATCTATCAAACATTACCTTGCCCCTTGAGATAGAATACTATCGTCTTG cTCGTGTCCACTGGGTTCCTTCAGACCCTCAGCTGATCTCCGAGGGCCTTTATGCCATCGCAGTGGTTCTGAGCTTCTCTCGGATTGCGTACATCCTACCTGCGAACGAGAGCTTTGGGCCCTTGCAGATCTCTCTGGGCAGGACTGTAAAAGACATATTTAAATTCATGGTGATCTTCATAATGGTGTTTGTGGCCTTCATGATTGGAATGTTTAACCTCTACTCATACTATCGCGGAGCGAAGCAGAACGGTGCCTTCACAAC TGTTGAGGAAAGCTTTAAAACTTTATTCTGGGCTATTTTTGGACTTTCTGAGGTCAAGTCTGTCGTCATCAACAACGGGCACAAATTCATTGAGAATATTGGCTATGTCCTTTACGGGGTCTACAACGTTACCATGGTTATCGTCTTACTCAACATGCTCATCGCCATGATCAACAACTCATTTCAGGAAATTGAG GATGATGCGGATGTGGAGTGGAAGTTTGCCAGGGCTAAGTTGTGGTTTTCGTACTTTGAGGAAGGAGGGACGCTGCCTGTGCCCTTTAATCTCATCCCCAGCCCAAAATCAGTCATCAGCCTGGCTATCAAACTCAAACAGCTCCTGCTAATACCTCTTCACAGACACAAAGAGGACCTGAAGGAGGACACTGAGCTCAATGAG tcgGGCAAACAAAAAGAATCCAGTGAGAAGAATTCACCTCATACAAGTCGTTACCAG AGGATCATGAAACGGCTCATCAAACGATATGTGATCAAAGCACAGACTGACAAAGAAGGAGATGAAGTAAATGAAG GGGAACTAAAAGAGATCAAGCAGGACATCTCAAGTTTACGCTATGAGCTGCTGGAGGAGAAATCTCGTCAGACAGAGGAGCTAGCAGAACTGGTCAGGAGACTGGGAGAGAGACTAGCCGGTCAACAGAACCTGTAA
- the pgr gene encoding progesterone receptor, which yields MDTVNTSLADSTEMRTGISGLMEKFTDESSGHGRVSARNFGDAGSLRSGAPGSSNDGLEGLSFLDLPLGTKTYTDQMDDFLKVESGRWSAKTLQTDVSESAFIKDENEQSLIMEPPNSDFDLGLNISALGSCYDPALKKRQCEFIEDSSALLSTQPAQQVVVDSSSNFQLNANQPALVLPPQRRVSPSLGGMVNFDGTSAGAVLSKTDISKWVSPADSPFWFPATNEEHAGYPSPEAFISRSQTVYTAFPGVPSQRQCVICGDEASGCHYGVLTCGSCKVFFKRAVEGHHNYLCAGRNDCIVDKIRRKNCPACRLRKCCQAGMMLGGRKMKRFAGLKVMGLNPSLMFQGPLSLLSDGQTVSSLPCMPAIRELQLSPQMISILESIEPQVVYSGYDNSQPELPHLLLNSLNRLCERQLLWIVRWSKSLPGFRNLHINDQMTLIQYSWMGLMLFSLGWRTFQNVTTDYLYFAPDLILNQDQMRRSPIYDLCLAMQFVPQEFANLQVTKEEFLCMKALMLLNTVPLEGLKSQTQFDEMRQNYICELTKAIQLKEKGVVASSQRFYHLTKLMDAMHEIAKKVNLYCLSTYIQAEAMKVEFPEMMSEVIASQLPKVLAGMVRPLMFHKK from the exons ATGGACACTGTGAACACTTCTCTCGCTGATTCCACGGAGATGAGGACTGGAATAAGCGGTTTAATGGAAAAATTTACAGACGAGAGTTCAGGGCACGGCAGGGTCTCCGCGCGTAACTTTGGAGACGCGGGGTCTTTGCGCAGCGGCGCGCCTGGATCAAGCAACGACGGCCTGGAAGGGCTCTCTTTTCTTGACTTGCCTCTCGGCACCAAAACATATACTGATCAAATGGACGATTTCCTGAAAGTAGAAAGCGGACGGTGGAGCGCAAAAACGCTTCAAACGGACGTCTCGGAGAGTGCGTTTATCAAAGATGAGAACGAGCAGTCTCTCATTATGGAGCCGCCGAACAGCGATTTCGACCTCGGCTTAAACATCAGCGCTTTGGGAAGCTGCTACGACCCAGCCCTAAAGAAACGGCAGTGCGAGTTTATCGAGGACTCTTCGGCTTTGCTCTCGACTCAACCCGCCCAACAGGTGGTCGTGGACAGTTCCTCCAACTTTCAGTTGAACGCGAATCAACCTGCGTTGGTTTTGCCACCTCAGAGAAGAGTGTCGCCTTCTCTCGGAGGTATGGTGAATTTCGACGGAACGAGCGCAGGTGCCGTCCTGTCCAAAACGGACATTTCCAAATGGGTTTCACCTGCGGACTCTCCGTTCTGGTTTCCCGCCACAAACGAAGAGCACGCTGGATACCCTTCACCTGAAGCGTTCATCTCGCGCTCACAGACCGTTTACACGGCGTTCCCGGG AGTCCCATCTCAAAGACAGTGTGTTATATGCGGAGACGAGGCTTCCGGCTGCCACTATGGAGTTCTTACCTGCGGAAGCTGCAAGGTGTTTTTCAAGAGAGCTGTCGAGG GTCACCATAACTACCTGTGTGCGGGACGGAATGACTGTATTGTTGATAAAATCAGGAGGAAAAACTGCCCTGCATGTCGTCTTAGAAAGTGCTGCCAAGCAGGGATGATGCTTGGAG gccGCAAGATGAAGCGGTTTGCGGGTTTGAAGGTCATGGGGTTGAATCCATCACTGATGTTCCAGGGTCCGTTGTCCCTGTTGTCTGATGGTCAAACTGTGTCCTCCCTGCCCTGTATGCCAGCAATTCGTGAGCTGCAGCTGTCCCCGCAGATGATTAGCATTCTGGAGAGCATTGAGCCACAGGTGGTTTACTCTGGCTACGACAACTCTCAACCAGAGCTTCCCCACCTTCTCCTAAACAGTCTCAACAGACTCTGCGAGAGGCAGCTGCTCTGGATTGTCAGATGGTCCAAGTCTCTTCCAG gttttCGCAATTTGCACATCAATGACCAGATGACGTTAATCCAGTATTCTTGGATGGGTTTAATGTTGTTCTCCCTGGGTTGGAGGACCTTTCAGAATGTCACTACCGATTACTTGTACTTTGCGCCCGATCTCATCTTGAACCA GGATCAGATGAGGAGGTCTCCGATCTACGACTTGTGCTTGGCTATGCAGTTTGTTCCACAAGAATTTGCCAACTTGCAAGTGACCAAAGAAGAGTTTCTGTGCATGAAGGCCTTGATGCTCCTAAACACTG TTCCTCTGGAAGGCTTGAAGAGTCAAACACAGTTTGATGAAATGAGACAGAACTACATCTGTGAGCTGACGAAAGCCATCCAGCTGAAGGAGAAAGGAGTGGTGGCCAGCTCTCAGAGGTTCTACCACCTGACCAAACTCATGGATGCCATGCATGAg ATTGCAAAGAAGGTCAATCTCTACTGTCTGAGCACCTACATCCAGGCGGAGGCCATGAAGGTGGAGTTTCCCGAGATGATGTCAGAGGTCATTGCGTCACAGCTGCCAAAAGTGCTGGCGGGAATGGTCAGACCCCTCATGTTTCACAAGAAATGA